ctaaaaataaaaaagttatttttgtccAAGAGTTATAAGACTTTGTAAAACTGTCAACACTTTCTggatctacaaataaaaaataaaaaagttggaatgatagcatgattttatgttggtgtaaaaaaaaaagtcacactcatggtctttggggtctctgcaacaaaatgcaattttgtaacaaaataatagttaattttttttttcctgtttataatgtttttaggaggatttatgatatttttttaattttatataattaatacatatttttatacacaattttttgtatatatactttttattcaaaattcactttataaaagacccacgtctaactttcattcatggggataacatggataatttcacatggtttagtttaGGATTTTTgcacatcttttggaaaatcctgTTTTAAAgggcaaaaaaaattattttaccactagatggctgcagtgctttatgctatttgaccaactgaaaggtatcttttcacaagtttttttcagttgagatcATATCTTCATATTATGAAATACACAGgacacacacaaatacatttgTGAGACCATCAAAACTGCTCTATTataattttttcaaataaaaaaaaacatttgctgtagttgcattcttatgttcatattgtgtactgctactcaatatgtaatagaacttatttgtttcagtgcaaaataatgctgaactttgacaaaaaataaatttcatagttagaattgtgacttcataATTTGTAGCTTTGAACTCAACTGAAACAATTTATGAAAAGATTTCTTTCTGGtgggcaaatagcaaatagtggagctctgcagccatctagtggtaaaagtgattattatttttacttttaaaactgtgaTATGTCTCTTATTGTTCGGGGAGagggtttttttctttttctctctctctattatCTCACAGAGCCTGTGGTTGGATCGCGCTGTCGTCAATCATCAATCCTGAGTAACACCTGAAGGACCAATCAGACGTCAATGGGCGCGTATAAAGACGTGGATGTGACGTGAGATCGGGAGGAGCGATTGCTTTTCATTTGTTTGCTCTCCCACGTTTGCTTGTCTTGCTCTCGTTTTGTTATTTCTGCTGAATTTGAATTATCGTGTGTTTGAGTTTGCTCTTGTTAAACTTTACTCTTGTTTTGATTATCCATTTGGACGCGTTTGCGCTGTGACTCGACTCTCAGTCCTACCTCGACACATGGTGATGGGACCAGCTCAGCATGTCACGTGACTTACATCTTACTACACGCAGGGTAAAGTTGTCTAGACACACTAGTTATCGAGCGGATGCCCATCTTTGTATTTATGTTTGTGAGTCAGAGTAGTCAGTGGCGTTTTACGCTGAAGATGttcttttctttcatttcttttgtttagtttagtcttGATTTGGGGCTAGTTAGaggatttatgttttattattttctttcttttagcaCCGCTCTTGTCCCTCACTTTTGTTGTCTTTCACTTGTATATAATTTGTAAATAGATTATCGTTGGATTTCTTGAAGGTATCTTGGGTTTATTGTTTATATGATTGATTGATATTATTCTTATTGAGAGCTATGTAAGTGTATAACAGAGAATCTCACTAAACGTAAAGTCTGAATCCGATTGTCTCTGTCTGTTCTTTATtagtttcacacatccacacttcCAAAGCAGAGAAAAGTACTGAGCTTGATTGTtcttttttatctatttaaattTTACCTCCCAAAACCCTAGATGCCAAAATTAGGGAGTCGTAACAACtgtattttccaaaagatgggcaaaaatcttcaccaaaccatgtgaaatgtgggtcttttataaagtgaattttacataaaaaaaaaaacagtttttgtataaaacccatttaaaaatatatttatctattatttatattatatatatttaaaaaaatataactaaCCTACtaaaaactgctaaaaactttaataaacacaaaaatatttttatttaaactattattttggtacaaaattactttttgtttACCGCGGTAAAAAAGAACCCCGAAATTCTCGAgtgtgattttaaaaagaggacaGGTTAACATATGaacaactttttatggccttaatttgatatatttgatttttttttttttttttgtcaactacTGGCCTAAGCCAGTCTTTAAATCTTGTGTCCTCCAGCCAGAGGTTCGAAATTTGCATTTCCCCAAATTTAATTTGCGCACGCATGATATCCCTCAGGTCCTACCTCTCaacgcataaataaataaatccatgcAAATTTTAGAAGAAAGGCCTGCACTTAACACAAATTGACAATGTATCTAAAAAAATGGTGTCGAAAATTTTATCCCTCGTCAGATGacgtttattactttttaatgccCTTAATTTTGGCTCATTTCATTTACTACCTTTTACAACCCCGCAGACACCATGGCAAACAAAGTAACTAAATGGCTGTTATGGTCCATCAATCTGTTAATTGGAGGAGCGGAAGTCCTCAGAAATAGCGAACTTTTAACAATTAATTgcgcagctctaatgtaaacactgcaaaatgttgcGAGGATATTGTTACGTTTCGCGAGATCTGGTGTCACGAAATCCCGCCACATCCCTAGATGGCATGTCATGACGTGCACAGAATGCGcttttgtgttgtgtgtgtgtgtgtgtgtgtgtgtatatacatatatatatatatattgagactTTAAATTTTTTCGGTAGTTACCAGCCCTACTTGTGACACAGAATGAGTTCGcaaatgatttttaaattttctttgatagaaaaaactctCTTTACACCAAAGACatttgtaaggtttttctccagtgtgagttctcatgtggacttgAAGGATTTGTTTTTTGGAATATCTCTTTTCACACAGTTCACAcgggaaaggcttctctccagtgtgagttctcatgtgttcTTTAAGACTTGCGTTTACGACAAAAGCCTTTCCACACTTCAAGcaaatgaaaggcttctctcccgtgtgagttctcatgtggactgGAACGCTTGATTTTTGAgcaaatctctttccacacagtttacAGGCGAAAGGCTTTACTTTGGTGTGAACTCTCACGTGAACCGTGAGGTGTCCTTGCTTCCTCCAATTCTTTCCACAGTAAAGGCACATGAAAGGCTTTGTTTTTCTGATGTGAGTTTTGACATGTTGCTTTAGCTGTTTCCAGTCTGGGAAAACCATTTTGCATCTTTCACTTTGACATACGATCTTTttagagtgaactctcatgtgctgataaatgtgttttttgcatctgaaactctttccacactgaccacatatgTAAGGCTCAAGACATCCTTGAGTGGCATTTCCTGAGGAAGTATTTTCAGTCTTTATGGACATCTCTTCTGCTGCATTcatttcttgactctcctctttcagtgccgtCATGTCTAAAATGAAAAAGACAAACACAAATGAACTCCAGCTCAATAGTAcaaacaacagacatcaaaataAGTTGAAAAATCAAAGCATTAGAATCTAGAAAATAGAAAATTTTTGCTAGATCCTATATTAACCCGAAGGCAGTGTTAATTTCATTAACGAATCATTTGTGTCTAAATTTTTTCAacgaaaatgaaacaaaaactcgttttgaataacaaaaactatgatggaaatctattgacattttcctCAACAAATAAAAACGAGAACAATGTAAAATGTACAGTACCTCCCATAGATGTGGCATTAGAAACACCCTCGCATTAGCGTTAactaccctgatagcacacgtacatcacagagatgtctatttgacgtctgcatttacatcttgaagatgtattttttagattgtttgctcatctgcaatgcgCCTATTGGACCtttctatcagatgtcaaataaacgtctgttagatgtctttaagatgtttatgaatcagaatgaatgtaaaactgacaaCTTACAGACATTGGCCAGACGTTTGCACACAGCAGATGCTtcccagatcaagagatcttttgTGATATAATAaagtacccagatagcacacgtacgtctgcaagtctgttaaagatctcttgatctggaaagcatctgctgtgtacaaacgtctggcagatgtctgtaagatgtcagttttatattcattctgattcataaacatcttaaatacatctaatagacgtctatttgacatctgataggaaatgtccaatagacgtattgcagatgagcaaactttgtcttgcagatgtaaatgcagacgtcaaatagacatctctgagatatatgtgtgctatcagggaaggatttctgatgatgatgatgaccgTTATCACACGTCATCACACTCTTGTGAAAAGGGTCCCTTAAGAGAAGGCTTCAACATTCAGTTAAATTTGATTTATCCATCCTCTATATTAATGTTCCAATGTGAGTAcagcataataaaataatttttaactgAACATCAAATTGTTTAATTAAGGTTTATACATGTTATTACAATTGTTTATACAAGTTGAAAGTAGGATCTTCTTAGGtgcattttcaaaaatgttacttcagttgtttttaatatttatttattttgtgttaaaggagtagttccctttcagaacaaaaatttacagataatgtactcatccctttgttcatgtctttcttttttcagtcgtaaggaaattatgttttttgtggaaaacatttcaggatttctctccatataatggacttctatggtgccctgaattttaacttccaaagtgcagtttaaatgcagcttcaaaggactctaaactttcacagccgaggaaagaagggtcttatctagcaaaacgattggttaaaaaaaaaagtttaatagctATTTCTTAACCACATTTTAActaatgtgtcaaaagccaaatataactgtATGCACACACTTTTCCTTAAATACAACtgacagttttaaaaaaaattataattgtgataaatttatgcacaacagtatGTCCAGGTTGATTGTCCCAGATCACCAGTTAATTATGCATAAATCGAGGACTCCTATTAAAGAaatgttgttgcaaagaagaaaattaaacaatGTAACTAGAGTCCGTTCATTgtccatgattttttttaacctttttatgtttaattaggctcagaggtgccatgcgtgcaataaaattcataaattcatgttgagattaatgttttaaatataaaattttgaatacagagatctgccagcaggtggcagcaagagactgatttaattactggaTCATATTCCTTTGAtttgttcgaacggatggttcattcaggaataaagcaagtgactctttatgaatagGAAATTGAATCATGATACTGTCTACTTTCCCGAGCGTCTCGCATGCTGGCTCCGGGCCATCGGCCAGTCCTCAATGTCGAGCCctgatttgcatagttgtcaaaatgaatgtcctgtgagtgttttataatggatgctcacctaTAGATGTGTACcttgtgtttatgcacatatgagcaccagcatcaacagatgtagaatgtatttgctgtatttttcatttgtatgtttattttataatggataaaaacagtcagtccagttcaaatggacaggtttagtgagtgtttTTTtgtcatcatatatatatattttgtcaacatatatatatatatgttaaaagCCAGGACCGAGCAGAGGGTTTTCTCAAGtaaaaattcaaaagtatagctttaatttaaagttagtttTAATATGGAGTTTTTTTTATAGcgtgcagtagaagaataaaaaggcaaaacaaatgttttggttaataaataatgtcaggcataggggggccttgcaaaattgacccgagaaggaggttGAGACCCCCTGATATAAACCACTTTAATTTGGACACTCGTAACATCTATAAACATATTCatttctgtagagctggacattttaataaggatcaaatgattTAGTTCagcttgagaatgaaaaccaacctgtttgttcctcagtgtcttcTTGTTTGATACGAACTGTTTCTTGTATCCAGAAGTCTTCACTGTCCTCATCAACAAAAGCCATCTTGACAGCGTCGAGTCGATTTCAGCAAGTTCTCCAGAAGTTTTTCTGTTTTTGgcggaaagaaaaagaaacacaaaCTAAACCTCTGGGTGCGTTTTTAAATCGCTCCCTTTTTCAATAGTCAGCACACTGGAGTCAGTCAGAGAAATATAGAGAGATAAAAACAAACTAGCACTCAAATGAATAGAAAACACCAAATATAGAATTAATATTTCTATGTATGTTTTATGTTTACATATTTGCACGTTATATTTGATTACACTTTGATAAAATCATTTGTTGTCCTTACACATGCTAGTTCTCATTTTGAGCAGCAGGTTTCATCAGGAGATTCataacagtgaatcattttgagaATGAATTTAGTTGTATTTTACACCTCATGAGCCATGTTTTTCTTACAGGTTTCTTAAATTATACATACTTAATGACAGCCTTCAAATGCTCCCTTGAATTGAGAAGCAGCTCTCTTTCTCTATCACTACTTTACTTTGCCAATGGTAGAACTAGTGTTTATGATAAACTGATTCGCGATAGAGGAAGTGAaagagatgcacaaaataacCTTCGTTTTTATCACTGGGTAAAACATATTAACGTTTTATTCGATAAAGATTAATTAcacaattttatattaaattgtcTAAATGAGTTGTGACGGCTTTAAACGACAAACGACTCTAAATGatcaaaaacaacaaaccttTCTTCTGCTGGACTGCAGAGCGTCGTCTTCTTCTTTTAATTTTATGGTGGGTTGCGAACCAACTTCAGAGGtgcatagcgccacctactgtgatGGAGTGCGAAGAGGATGCTCTAACTTCTTCCATATCCAATAATATAACCCCCAATTCTTAATAAATTGaatgactgcatttatttgtttccttGAATTTGGACCCTCACCATCAATTTGTTACAGTGAATTCCTGGTAAGTCCAACAAAGAAACAACAGAAAACACCTCCTTATCAAAAAGTGTTTTTCATTCTAAATTATACTTCTTATTCCAAGAAAATATGTCCATATTCACATAAGCCAGAAATATGCTTTTCtacaatatacaaaaaattatttaacccaCAATGCCCCAACCTCAGTCTACATTTTAACTGAGTCTCTATGGGATggacaagtacaaaaacatttgtttgtaACTTTAGATTGAACAGAAACATGTGTCTATCCTTGATTTCCTTTTttcatccctggtgaaaaaaccagctaaaaccagcctaggctggttggctggttttagctggtcaaccagcctggttttagctggtcatagctggtcgccaggctggttttagaggggttttggccatttttccagcctggccaggctggtcttagctggtcaggctggaaaaccaccagctaaaaccagctacttccagcttaaaccagctaataccagccaaccagcctaggctggttttagctgtttttttttcagcagggatcctCTCTGCCATTCCTTTAGTAAACTTGATTATGACTTTTCAGCATCTTTAATTGGTAAAAACCATGTCaacatattcagctgttactcctcatcttcacttttaacagtgaacagttcagataataaatacaagatagaaactcaatctctagaagtgcattcattaaaaagtataattgtgTCATATTAGTGTTATGATTTCAGTGAAGTTAAAGAAAATACCCGCAATATCCAGTTAGACCTGTAGTTAACTCTGAAGAGAAGACCACAAGACTGAGTGAATCTTCATCAGATCTTGATTGAGCTGGTACTGTGTGacgctgcagtcatccagactcactaaagcactcaatcactgtagttttagacagatttcaggatcgtcattagaagataaaatatgcaaaggatgtgAGCAGTTACAGGAAAtgcccagattttcagcgactctaatccaatcagcagaactatagactcattatcacagagatcagggaaagtctcaccttcagcctctgcattcatatttaactcagatattgatcagaaacaaagacaccaattaaagaaatgatgcagaaacatcaacagccaataaagacaaaagatgacacttaccatcatttcacattcatattcacacacttctaaagctaaatatattcatttaaaaattaaatgccATGTATCTTTTCTGCTGAGTTTCTAatgcttttttttgcaaaacatttttttttttttttttttttttttttttttttttgcagtatttattccgtagacacatctgttttaaataactatcagcctaattctgtggtggaaaatttcagtcaggttttaagtcTATTCATAGCACTGAGTTTACAGAAGATTTGTCATTTTCAGTGTGGATCTGTTATTAATgacttttgtttgtaaatacatttGCAGCAACTGAAAACTAAGATCTTAATATGTAACTTTTTATATTGTAATCATATTTTAGCACAGAgtatgcacatttaaaaaaaagataatctgTGGAAATGTAAATGATATgtcattcacaataaataaacctttgtagtggtaaatagaaactgcgacacatttattttttttgttctcatttgcctcaatagcaaaagaaaaataaaatccctgacagtgtttcagtaactttccgaaagaggaataaataaattactacacaaacaaacaaaataacaagatATTGATTgcaatagtcaaaagagtgatcGACCATTTGTCATCACAtcctctttgtaacagttacacagcagcattaactagttttatgtgaatttaatgaataggtataaaaacataaaacaaagtgttataaatgtacacacAAATtgagaataatattaatagatttgCGATGCTAGtcactttagaaaagcatcatcatatgagtatgaaattctattctatatttaacatttctatgatatatttgtgattcaagagagcagtgcaccaatgggggTCCCGGAAGTGGCGTGGAAGAGGCTCGGCCACCGTAGGAACGAGACTTTACACAAAGTTTGACTGGTTGTCGGCTAAACCTTTTGAAAAGTTTACGCGGGAGGAAAAGTTGAAGAAGCGATGATAAAAGTTCTTCGAGTTGCTGTCACCTAATGAAGAGAAGACAAGGAACTTTTTTGGAAGAAATGGGGAAGCGTGACAAAGCGTTGACAACGATGTCGGGTAGGCAAAGCTGTGCTGGAAATGGGCCAGAATGGGCTTACTCGGATGACACTGAGAACGAGGATCATGTGGAGTTTAGTCAGGAAATAGATGGAATAAGAGAGAAACGGGGTGGTGAGAGTGGAAAAGCGGGGTCAAAGAAATTCAAAGGGATGACGACTAAAGTTGATGGAAAGGATGATAATCCGAAGATAGATGATGAGTTCAAAGTAATACTTAGATTTGGTGAGGAAAATGGAGTGCTTGGTATGAATCCAGTGAAGTTGACTACGATTTTAAAAAAACCAAGTGGGAGATGTCAAAATGGCCAAAGTGTTGAGGGATGGAAACCTTTTAATAATATGCAAAAATGAAGATCAAAGAGAAAGGGCCTGTAGAATGAAGGAGGTAGGAAGGCATAAAGTAAGTAGTGTTAGTCGCGTGGAGAAGAGAAACATGTGGAAGAGGGGGGTGATTTGGGGCATTCCTGTTGATGTAAATGTGGAAGAAATAAAAGCAAACTTAAAAGGAGGGAAAGTGAAAGATGCCCGAAGATTGACCAGCTTTAAGAATGGGGTGAGACAAGTAAGTGAAAGTGTATT
Above is a genomic segment from Garra rufa chromosome 2, GarRuf1.0, whole genome shotgun sequence containing:
- the LOC141325659 gene encoding uncharacterized protein encodes the protein MAFVDEDSEDFWIQETVRIKQEDTEEQTDMTALKEESQEMNAAEEMSIKTENTSSGNATQGCLEPYICGQCGKSFRCKKHIYQHMRVHSKKIVCQSERCKMVFPDWKQLKQHVKTHIRKTKPFMCLYCGKNWRKQGHLTVHVRVHTKVKPFACKLCGKRFAQKSSVPVHMRTHTGEKPFICLKCGKAFVVNASLKEHMRTHTGEKPFPCELCEKRYSKKQILQVHMRTHTGEKPYKCLWCKESFFYQRKFKNHLRTHSVSQVGLVTTEKI